The following are encoded together in the Octopus sinensis linkage group LG15, ASM634580v1, whole genome shotgun sequence genome:
- the LOC118766331 gene encoding putative leucine-rich repeat-containing protein DDB_G0290503, with the protein MKCFRCGTNLKRPPKANLPKAASMSSKSYCNTYMKDVSTKSSIESQYIRNLQYQIYYLEMESRYLRKLLANHKIPERSCKLGDDCAQDLPQCVRTNPDKKYICEHDDNDMLKKLHNMRMDTDIEIHHLKQKLAEKDEKLEDMERKLDEMKTTASKHFHNLKSIEDNYKCSQTLIENLVSEKHEQDMMKSELYDANERLQHVETNRKLLSENNERLRIENSNYIREISDLKNRLDICWSEVDTKNQKLQQCLSDLQEMSNFKSEKELYARRVSECMEQVTKLQSQNNEMESILKIANARNVDMETINRSMLKEKEKLNEDKRLLLSRMADEEKKIERLKEANYELHRNQSNLDKKLKNVEELKDLQNTLHKQKWEEFGLLANSMHSLSQTMSAHIE; encoded by the coding sequence atgaaatgttttcgaTGTGGAACAAATCTAAAACGGCCTCCGAAGGCAAATCTCCCAAAGGCTGCATCAATGTCTTCAAAAAGTTACTGTAACACTTATATGAAAGATGTATCGACAAAATCCTCAATTGAATCACAATATATTCGAAACCTTCAATACCAGATTTATTATCTGGAAATGGAGTCGCGATATCTGCGGAAGTTACTTGCCAATCATAAAATACCAGAAAGGTCATGTAAATTAGGTGATGATTGTGCACAAGATTTACCTCAATGTGTAAGAACTAACcctgataaaaaatatatctgcGAACACGATGACAATGATATGTTAAAGAAACTTCACAACATGAGAATGGATACTGACATTGAAATCCATCACCTGAAACAGAAGTTGGCTGAGAAAGACGAAAAATTGGAAGACATGGAAAGAAAACTGGATGAAATGAAGACAACCGCTTCGAAACACTTTCACAATTTGAAATCGATCGAAGACAATTACAAATGCTCTCAAACTCTCATAGAAAATTTGGTATCAGAAAAACATGAACAAGACATGATGAAAAGTGAATTATATGATGCAAATGAAAGATTGCAACACGTGGAAACCAACAGGAAGCTACTTAGTGAAAACAATGAAAGGTTACGTATAGAAAATTCCAATTATATACGGGAAATATCAGATTTAAAGAATCGTTTGGACATTTGTTGGAGTGAAGTTGATACCAAGAATCAAAAGCTACAGCAATGCTTGAGTGACCTTCAAGAGATGTCCAATTTTAAAAGCGAAAAGGAATTATATGCTAGACGAGTATCGGAGTGCATGGAACAAGTTACAAAGTTACAGAGTCAGAATAATGAAAtggaaagtattttaaaaatagcAAATGCAAGGAATGTAGATATGGAAACTATTAACAGGAGTATgttgaaggagaaggaaaagtTAAATGAAGACAAGAGGTTATTATTAAGTAGAATGGCagacgaagaaaagaaaatagaaagattaaaagaaGCGAATTACGAACTGCATAGAAATCAATCGAATTTAGACAAAAAATTGAAGAATGTTGAAGAATTGAAGGATTTACAGAACACATTGCACAAACAAAAGTGGGAAGAATTTGGTTTACTGGCTAATTCCATGCACTCTTTATCCCAAACAATGTCAGCACACATAGAATAG